CCCACCTCACGCTGCTGGTGGGGGTGATGGTCTTCGCCTTCCCGGTCTACGTGGCGTTTGTGGGGTCCACCCACGACCTGGGCACCGTGGCCCGGGGCGAGATGGGCCTGCGGCCGGGCCCCCACCTGGTCGACACCTACGGGCGGGCGTGGCGCACCGGCACCGGCGAGCGGGTCCAGGCTCCCCCGGTGCGGCGGATGATGCGCAACAGCTTGATCATGGCCCTGACCATTGCCACCGGCAAGATCGCCATCTCCCTGCTGTCGGCGTTCGCGGTGGTGTTCTTCGAGTTCCCCCTGCGGATGGCCCTGTTCTGGATGATCTTCATCACCCTCATGCCGCCCGTGGAGGTCCGCATCATCCCCACCTACAAGGTGGTGGCCGACCTGGGGCCGGTCAACACGTTTCCCGGCCTGACCATCCCCCTGATCGCGTCCGCCACCGCCACCCTGATCTTCCGCCAGTTCTTCCTCACCATCCCCGACGAGCTGGTGGACGCCGCCAAGGTGGATGGGGCGACCCCCATGCGGTTCTTCTGGAGCGTGGCCCTGCCGCTGTCCTCGACCACCACGGCCGCCCTGTTCGTCATCCTGTTCATCTACGGGTGGAACCAGTACCTGTGGCCCCTGCTGGTCACCACCGGCCAGCAGATGGAGACCGTGGTCATCGGCATCACCCGCATGATCGGGACGGGGGAGGCCCTGGTGGACTGGCCCCTGATCATGGCCACGGCCCTGCTGGCCATGCTGCCGCCGGTGGCGGTGGTGGTGATCATGCAGCGGTGGTTCGTCAAGGGGCTGGTGGAACCCGAGAAGTGAGCACCCGGCGGGCCCACGCCGGGTCGTTCACGATGATCCCGTCCACTCCGAGGGCGGCGGCGCGGCGCAGATCCGCTTCGGTGTGCGCCGTCCAGGGGATGACCCGCAGTCCCCGCTCCCGGGACCGCCGCAGAAGCCCGTCGGTGAGCGCGGCCACCGCGGGCAGCCACACGGGCACCCCCAGGGCGGCGGCCGCGTCGGGATCGGGGAGGACCTGCAGCAGGCCGAGAGGAAGGTCTGGCGCCCGCTCGCGGGTGCGCACCAGAATCT
This is a stretch of genomic DNA from Armatimonadota bacterium. It encodes these proteins:
- the ugpE gene encoding sn-glycerol-3-phosphate ABC transporter permease UgpE — encoded protein: HLTLLVGVMVFAFPVYVAFVGSTHDLGTVARGEMGLRPGPHLVDTYGRAWRTGTGERVQAPPVRRMMRNSLIMALTIATGKIAISLLSAFAVVFFEFPLRMALFWMIFITLMPPVEVRIIPTYKVVADLGPVNTFPGLTIPLIASATATLIFRQFFLTIPDELVDAAKVDGATPMRFFWSVALPLSSTTTAALFVILFIYGWNQYLWPLLVTTGQQMETVVIGITRMIGTGEALVDWPLIMATALLAMLPPVAVVVIMQRWFVKGLVEPEK